The following proteins are co-located in the Oscillospiraceae bacterium genome:
- a CDS encoding type II toxin-antitoxin system PemK/MazF family toxin translates to MTVKRGDIYYADLSPVVGSEQGGIRPVVIVQNDIGNRHSPTVIAAAITSRTDKTRLPTHIEVYADKYGLEKDSVILLEQVRTIDKTRLKERMGHLEDDLMQKVNEALNISMGLI, encoded by the coding sequence ATGACCGTAAAACGCGGAGATATTTACTATGCTGATCTAAGCCCTGTTGTCGGCAGCGAACAGGGCGGTATACGTCCCGTGGTAATCGTGCAAAATGACATTGGCAACCGTCACAGCCCGACGGTCATCGCGGCGGCAATAACAAGCCGGACTGATAAAACGCGCCTGCCTACCCATATAGAGGTCTACGCGGATAAATACGGATTGGAAAAAGATTCGGTTATATTGCTTGAACAGGTACGCACCATAGACAAAACGCGTCTTAAGGAGCGAATGGGACACCTCGAGGACGACCTTATGCAGAAAGTCAACGAGGCGCTGAACATAAGCATGGGTCTGATTTGA
- a CDS encoding D-alanyl-D-alanine carboxypeptidase family protein translates to MNIRKITVKTFPLILAVLFLFCVPASAGDIPTYYEWCDMTELTGIAASEEQSDGELTADNDSDIVSKSAEPTSVPVSVKCPSAILVHADTGTVLYEKNADERMPIASVTKIMTLLLVMEALDDGILKYEDMITVSDKAASMGGSQTFLSSGEQMSAHDMIKSIAMASANDAALALAEHIAGSEEAFVERMNAKAAALGMTNTSFINVTGLDDNEVHLSSARDVAKMSCELLKHSKILEFTTLWMDSIRGGKFGLVNTNKLVRFYKDTTGLKTGYTSKSKFCVSASAKKNGLHLIAVVLHGETSDERFSDAKEMLNYGFANYAVFKPEGIELPQTKVWGGITDSIKPEALFGGLLCKKSDISKITCRTEMSHELTAPVDKGQIIGRVIYESEGKIIYEAPIVSADSVRKLSFWEIFKELIKSSV, encoded by the coding sequence GTGAATATCAGGAAAATTACTGTCAAAACATTTCCGTTAATACTCGCCGTTCTTTTTCTATTCTGCGTTCCGGCTTCCGCCGGAGATATACCCACTTATTACGAATGGTGTGATATGACGGAATTAACCGGTATCGCAGCTTCCGAAGAACAATCGGACGGAGAATTAACCGCGGATAATGATTCTGATATTGTATCAAAATCTGCGGAACCAACCTCCGTGCCGGTATCTGTAAAATGTCCGTCGGCCATTCTCGTGCATGCCGATACGGGAACGGTGCTTTATGAAAAAAATGCCGACGAGCGTATGCCTATCGCGTCAGTAACCAAAATAATGACGCTTTTGCTCGTAATGGAGGCTCTTGACGACGGCATATTAAAATATGAAGATATGATAACAGTCAGCGATAAGGCGGCCTCAATGGGAGGCAGCCAGACTTTTCTCTCGTCCGGAGAGCAGATGAGCGCCCATGATATGATCAAATCGATCGCCATGGCTTCCGCAAACGACGCCGCGCTCGCGCTTGCGGAGCATATCGCAGGAAGCGAAGAAGCCTTTGTGGAAAGGATGAACGCAAAGGCCGCGGCATTGGGCATGACTAATACATCATTTATTAATGTCACCGGCCTTGACGACAATGAAGTTCATCTTTCATCGGCACGCGATGTCGCGAAAATGTCCTGCGAGCTTTTAAAGCACAGCAAGATTCTTGAATTTACAACGCTTTGGATGGATTCTATACGCGGAGGAAAGTTCGGACTTGTAAATACAAATAAGCTTGTCCGCTTTTATAAGGACACAACCGGACTTAAAACGGGATATACATCAAAATCGAAATTCTGCGTATCGGCATCGGCAAAGAAAAACGGATTGCATCTTATCGCCGTTGTGCTTCACGGCGAAACGAGCGACGAACGTTTTTCCGACGCAAAGGAAATGCTGAATTACGGATTCGCCAATTACGCCGTATTCAAGCCTGAAGGTATTGAGCTGCCGCAAACAAAGGTATGGGGCGGTATAACGGATTCCATAAAACCCGAAGCGTTGTTCGGCGGGCTTCTGTGTAAAAAAAGCGACATAAGCAAGATCACATGCCGCACGGAAATGAGCCATGAACTTACCGCACCGGTAGATAAGGGACAGATAATCGGCCGTGTAATCTATGAATCAGAAGGCAAAATTATATATGAAGCTCCCATTGTTTCGGCTGACAGCGTCAGAAAACTTTCATTTTGGGAGATCTTCAAAGAATTAATCAAAAGCAGCGTTTGA
- a CDS encoding MATE family efflux transporter encodes MDATDTESKQIFPRPAVIKLVLPLIVEQFLAISIGLADSVMVASVGEDAMSAISVVDSINILLINIFAALATGGAIIASQYLGRNDEASARKAAKQLISATFLLSIVIAVLSLCLNEWLLRSIFGRTEESVMRYCVKYFFWSALSYPFIAVYNGGAAILRSMGNSKSTMFVSVAVNIINVCGNALLIYGFSMGVSGAAIASLAARAVGAAAVLLILRDPHKPIYIDSLNGFIPEFCMTKRILSLGIPTGLENGMFQVGKILVQRLVTLGGTSAIAANAATGSLANMLLIPASAIGLALITINGQCVGAGEYRQAKNHTKKLMICSYISIAALAFICIIFMGPLLTLYNLKPDTTILTKQLLTTYCIASSLMWPMAFVLPNTLRAAGDVKFTMRVSVFSMWIFRIGFAYLFVYIFNLGTLSVWLAMYCDWVVRSSFFLPRILGTKWMSHRVIEEQKDDKEQHETDIIKTAIK; translated from the coding sequence ATGGATGCAACAGATACGGAATCAAAACAGATTTTCCCGCGTCCCGCAGTTATAAAGCTGGTTCTTCCACTCATTGTAGAGCAGTTTCTCGCCATATCAATAGGATTGGCCGACTCAGTGATGGTTGCAAGCGTCGGCGAGGACGCGATGAGCGCGATATCGGTTGTAGATTCAATAAACATACTGCTTATCAATATATTTGCCGCCCTCGCAACGGGCGGCGCTATTATTGCATCGCAATATCTCGGCAGAAATGACGAAGCGTCCGCGCGCAAAGCCGCAAAACAGCTTATCAGCGCGACGTTTTTGCTTTCAATCGTGATTGCGGTGCTTTCACTTTGTTTAAACGAATGGCTTTTAAGATCCATATTCGGCCGGACAGAGGAATCCGTGATGCGATACTGCGTTAAATATTTCTTCTGGTCTGCATTGTCCTATCCGTTTATTGCGGTATATAACGGCGGAGCGGCAATTCTGCGTTCCATGGGAAACTCAAAATCCACGATGTTTGTTTCCGTTGCCGTAAATATAATCAACGTCTGCGGAAACGCGTTATTAATATACGGCTTTTCGATGGGTGTCAGCGGAGCAGCGATTGCTTCTCTCGCGGCGCGTGCTGTCGGCGCAGCGGCAGTATTGTTGATTCTGCGCGATCCGCACAAGCCGATATATATCGACTCGTTAAATGGATTTATACCGGAGTTCTGCATGACGAAACGCATCCTTTCGCTCGGAATACCCACAGGGCTTGAAAACGGAATGTTTCAAGTCGGAAAAATCCTTGTTCAAAGGCTTGTGACATTAGGCGGCACAAGCGCGATAGCCGCCAACGCCGCAACAGGATCCCTTGCGAATATGCTGTTGATACCGGCCTCCGCAATCGGGCTTGCCCTGATCACAATCAACGGGCAATGCGTAGGCGCCGGAGAATACCGTCAGGCAAAAAATCATACCAAAAAGCTTATGATCTGCTCATATATTTCAATTGCCGCTCTCGCGTTTATATGCATAATATTTATGGGACCGCTCCTTACTCTTTACAACCTGAAGCCCGATACGACCATTCTCACAAAACAGCTTCTGACGACATACTGTATCGCCTCGTCGTTGATGTGGCCGATGGCGTTTGTGCTTCCGAATACCCTTCGCGCAGCCGGAGACGTCAAATTCACCATGAGAGTTTCCGTTTTTTCCATGTGGATATTCAGGATCGGCTTCGCTTATCTTTTTGTATATATATTCAACCTCGGCACTCTCAGCGTATGGCTCGCCATGTACTGCGACTGGGTAGTTCGGAGTTCGTTTTTCCTTCCGAGAATATTAGGGACCAAATGGATGTCTCACCGCGTGATCGAAGAACAAAAGGACGACAAAGAGCAGCATGAAACCGATATTATTAAGACGGCGATTAAATAA
- a CDS encoding nuclease-related domain-containing protein gives MNTELIVILSVFGAINICAVIFLIYHSIKAKEEQNKVGHYGDLAESLVSEYLIKNFPGAVLLTDIYLKTDYGLTQIDQILLCRYGIFVIETKSHNGQIQTGSSKQWTQRYKDKVIRFHNPVYQNDIHKRALGRILDIDPSLSKLNINGVTVFTSRSVSFTHREKDVVKLPALSSYIKNCRAFKSARRGGVKLMLTKTMIQQTEKLILSNCEKSRVKHQMHKNKMSNLNKNRE, from the coding sequence ATGAATACAGAATTAATTGTCATCTTGTCTGTTTTCGGCGCTATTAATATCTGCGCCGTAATATTCCTGATTTACCATTCTATAAAAGCGAAAGAAGAACAAAACAAAGTCGGCCATTACGGAGACCTTGCCGAATCGTTGGTTTCGGAATACCTGATTAAAAATTTTCCGGGAGCTGTCCTGCTGACAGATATATATCTTAAGACCGATTACGGTCTGACACAGATCGACCAGATATTGCTCTGCCGGTACGGTATATTTGTAATTGAGACAAAAAGCCACAACGGACAGATTCAAACCGGATCATCAAAGCAATGGACTCAGAGATACAAAGATAAGGTGATCAGATTTCATAATCCCGTATATCAGAATGATATACATAAGAGAGCATTGGGGCGAATTCTTGACATAGATCCGTCTCTTTCAAAACTAAATATAAATGGCGTCACCGTCTTCACCTCGCGTAGCGTTTCATTTACACATCGCGAAAAAGACGTTGTGAAGCTTCCGGCGCTCAGCTCATATATAAAAAACTGCCGTGCGTTTAAATCCGCGCGCCGGGGCGGCGTAAAGCTGATGCTCACGAAGACTATGATACAACAGACAGAAAAGCTGATTCTGTCCAATTGCGAAAAAAGCCGCGTTAAACATCAGATGCACAAAAACAAGATGAGCAACTTGAATAAAAACCGCGAATAG
- the murC gene encoding UDP-N-acetylmuramate--L-alanine ligase has translation MLTRNDNSEPEENKNLTISSDIMNNFLLNGTVLFIGIGGISMSAIAEHLYDRGAAIKGYDAHRSDVTLGLEAKGINISYSYSPELFDGVSLCVFTNAISGSDPMYMYPHTHGIKCVTRAQILGAIMLEKPVRIGISGTHGKSSTTAMISRIFIENKSDPSVFIGAYYDAVGGTHRWGSGDPFIFEACEYKDSFLDFYPTVSVILNTELDHVDYFGNIDRVIESFSKFASIPGPAGFTVYNADSENTVKAVSGCSSKAVAFSIKDPSAAYFASDIADKNGFYSFMLVADKKELTRISLAAPGSVLVTDALAAAACAHICGITPDVIAAGLGAYTGIKRRFEYRGRTKYGAAVYDDYAHHPDEIRAALAIAKEMRAKNITTVFQPHTYTRTKALFDGFRSAFSDCEEVIFADIYSAREDPIPGVTAEALALSTPNGKYLGDFSQIAKYLENKSGDTLIMIMGAGDIINLTDMILRENDI, from the coding sequence ATGTTAACCCGGAATGACAATTCTGAACCGGAAGAAAACAAAAATTTAACAATCAGTTCTGACATCATGAACAACTTTTTATTAAACGGCACTGTGCTTTTTATTGGTATCGGCGGGATCAGCATGTCTGCCATCGCAGAACATCTATATGACCGCGGAGCCGCCATAAAAGGTTATGACGCGCACCGCTCCGACGTCACCTTAGGGCTTGAAGCTAAAGGAATTAACATATCATATTCATATTCTCCCGAGTTGTTCGACGGTGTTTCACTTTGCGTTTTTACAAATGCCATTTCCGGTTCTGATCCGATGTATATGTATCCGCACACACACGGTATAAAATGCGTGACACGCGCGCAAATACTCGGCGCGATAATGCTCGAAAAACCCGTACGCATCGGGATATCAGGCACTCACGGAAAATCTTCAACCACCGCTATGATATCACGTATATTTATAGAGAATAAATCGGATCCGTCCGTGTTTATCGGCGCATATTATGACGCCGTGGGCGGAACACACCGCTGGGGAAGCGGCGATCCCTTTATATTCGAAGCCTGCGAATACAAGGATTCATTTCTTGATTTTTATCCTACGGTATCCGTTATTTTGAACACGGAGTTGGATCATGTCGATTATTTCGGAAACATTGACCGGGTAATCGAATCCTTTTCAAAATTCGCGTCAATTCCGGGCCCGGCCGGATTCACAGTCTATAACGCAGACTCTGAAAACACGGTAAAAGCTGTATCCGGATGTTCTTCCAAAGCTGTTGCCTTTTCAATAAAGGACCCGTCGGCCGCATATTTTGCCTCTGATATCGCGGACAAAAACGGTTTTTATTCGTTCATGCTTGTCGCAGACAAGAAAGAGCTAACACGTATTTCTCTCGCGGCTCCCGGAAGCGTGCTGGTCACAGACGCTCTTGCCGCCGCTGCATGCGCACATATTTGCGGAATCACTCCTGACGTCATCGCCGCGGGGCTTGGAGCATACACGGGAATAAAACGCAGATTCGAATACCGCGGGCGTACTAAATACGGAGCTGCGGTTTATGACGATTATGCCCATCATCCGGATGAAATACGCGCAGCACTTGCGATTGCAAAGGAAATGAGAGCAAAAAATATCACAACAGTTTTTCAGCCGCACACATACACAAGGACAAAAGCTCTCTTTGACGGATTCCGCAGCGCATTTTCGGATTGTGAAGAGGTCATATTCGCAGATATTTACAGCGCCCGGGAAGACCCGATTCCCGGTGTGACCGCCGAAGCGCTCGCGCTTTCAACTCCGAACGGCAAGTACCTCGGAGACTTTAGCCAAATAGCAAAATATCTTGAAAATAAATCCGGAGATACCCTTATAATGATCATGGGAGCCGGAGATATTATTAATCTTACCGATATGATTTTAAGAGAAAATGATATATAA
- the spoVG gene encoding septation regulator SpoVG, translating into MKTTDIKIRKTFDEGPMRAVVSMTFDDCFAVHDIKVIYANEKYFIVMPSRKNADGTYRDIAHPINGEFRQQLEKEVLDKYFEIISEKETSESDQTTE; encoded by the coding sequence ATGAAGACCACCGATATAAAGATCAGAAAAACTTTTGACGAGGGACCGATGCGCGCCGTCGTGTCGATGACCTTTGACGATTGCTTCGCGGTTCATGACATAAAGGTAATTTATGCAAACGAGAAATATTTCATTGTTATGCCTTCGCGTAAAAATGCCGACGGGACATACCGTGACATAGCTCATCCTATAAACGGTGAATTCAGACAGCAGCTCGAGAAGGAAGTGCTTGACAAATACTTTGAAATAATCTCGGAAAAAGAAACAAGCGAATCCGACCAGACAACGGAATAA
- a CDS encoding alpha/beta hydrolase: MPSIISRVIYGQLKLARPILNHLDLEDSRKYQDMLGEMGAKALKNRVGYRIEPFEHFEAEMAFPLLFKDNEKNQEKTENYSDTNDIQGVKCGGYAVLYLHGGSYTSGSLQYARGFGGILADALQCEVLCAAYRLAPEFPFPAAINDAAEAYVRLLERYPADKIAVAGESAGGGLTLALTAKLKKDGLPLPACIVLISPWTDLTFSGASYEKNRDADPTLSEASLRYSATLYRGQYVPTDPYISPVFADMRGFPPALIFAGTEEILMDDAAAAANRMRECGAKAEYQTKEGMWHAYVLYPIPEAKEAIEKIVTFIKTNIKEKLADYE, from the coding sequence ATGCCATCGATAATCAGTCGCGTTATATACGGACAGTTGAAGCTTGCCCGCCCCATTTTGAATCATCTTGATCTGGAGGATTCCAGAAAATATCAGGATATGCTGGGTGAAATGGGAGCAAAGGCCCTTAAAAATCGCGTCGGTTACCGAATCGAGCCTTTTGAGCATTTCGAAGCGGAAATGGCATTTCCACTTTTATTTAAGGATAACGAAAAAAATCAAGAAAAAACGGAGAATTATTCCGATACGAACGATATTCAAGGCGTTAAATGCGGCGGATATGCCGTTTTGTATCTCCACGGAGGCAGCTATACCTCCGGATCGCTTCAATATGCGAGGGGCTTCGGAGGAATTCTGGCTGATGCTCTGCAATGTGAAGTGCTTTGCGCCGCATACAGACTTGCGCCTGAATTTCCGTTTCCTGCCGCAATAAACGACGCCGCGGAAGCATATGTCAGGCTTTTGGAAAGATATCCCGCCGATAAGATTGCGGTCGCGGGTGAATCCGCCGGAGGAGGGCTTACGCTCGCACTCACAGCGAAGCTTAAAAAGGACGGACTGCCGCTTCCGGCGTGCATTGTCCTTATATCTCCGTGGACCGATCTGACATTTTCGGGCGCTTCATATGAAAAAAACCGAGATGCTGATCCGACCCTGTCGGAGGCTTCACTCAGATACAGCGCGACACTTTACCGCGGTCAATATGTTCCGACGGATCCGTATATATCACCGGTTTTTGCCGATATGAGAGGATTTCCGCCGGCGCTTATATTCGCCGGTACAGAGGAAATACTCATGGATGATGCTGCTGCGGCCGCAAACAGAATGCGCGAATGCGGAGCGAAAGCCGAATATCAGACGAAGGAGGGTATGTGGCACGCATATGTGCTGTATCCCATTCCCGAAGCAAAAGAAGCCATTGAAAAAATAGTAACATTCATAAAAACAAACATCAAAGAAAAGCTGGCGGATTATGAATGA
- a CDS encoding DUF6320 domain-containing protein: MSYCVNCGVELGDAEKQCPLCGVVVINPAKPWKEPDKRPYPEHIDEVIKSIDLKYVVCLVALIMLIPCAVSLLCNLTIEGSLSWSLYVLGACVCLFVWVLLPLLFKKPKPYLFVMFNGLVTAAYLFLIAYMTDGIEWLVSLCLPLLGALTVISLIIAYVIRRKRLALLTKISLIELLSGFLAVAIEVILDLFILHELWLNWSPIVFIVFFFFSIIFEVLRRRKKWLDEIRRRLFI; the protein is encoded by the coding sequence ATGTCATATTGCGTAAATTGCGGTGTCGAACTCGGCGACGCAGAAAAGCAATGCCCGCTATGCGGCGTGGTGGTCATAAATCCTGCGAAGCCATGGAAAGAACCTGATAAAAGACCGTATCCGGAGCATATTGATGAGGTCATAAAAAGCATTGATCTCAAATATGTAGTATGCCTTGTCGCGCTTATCATGCTTATTCCGTGCGCGGTGTCGCTCCTATGCAACCTGACTATTGAAGGAAGCTTGTCATGGTCGCTTTATGTTCTCGGGGCATGCGTCTGTTTATTCGTATGGGTGTTGCTGCCATTGCTTTTCAAAAAGCCGAAGCCGTATCTTTTTGTTATGTTCAACGGGCTTGTGACAGCCGCATATCTGTTTTTGATCGCATATATGACGGACGGCATCGAATGGCTGGTTTCTCTTTGCCTGCCTCTTTTGGGTGCGCTTACGGTCATTTCGCTCATTATCGCGTATGTCATACGTCGTAAAAGACTTGCTTTGCTGACGAAAATTTCTCTGATAGAATTATTGAGTGGCTTTTTAGCCGTTGCGATCGAAGTTATTCTTGACCTGTTCATATTACATGAGCTTTGGCTGAATTGGTCGCCGATTGTATTTATCGTTTTTTTCTTCTTCTCGATTATTTTCGAGGTGCTTCGCAGGAGAAAAAAATGGCTCGACGAAATTCGCAGAAGACTGTTTATCTGA
- a CDS encoding FAD-dependent thymidylate synthase: MRILYPEVRLIDDINPFIKIEKIGRVCYKSSSAFTEETANLFFKNLVARKHYAVLEHANFIFEVSEKVYHLLFGCKYFNYSVEEFENKPKRFIISGNLRAINEFGREILLRALHNIDPNLVYSCGFILKDNLSMVSKDVDCKIINIDDIPDIQETAYKTHKYFSFDLICDRGVSHELVRHRPSSFAQESTRYCSYLKEKFGGEISIILPSDYDNWNNEQKDRYLDLMKQSEETYLYLLQTGILPQNARSVLPTCLKTEIVITTNALEYEHIFNLRLRGITGSPHPDMKIIMEKAYEIYCGKSKF, encoded by the coding sequence ATGCGTATTTTATATCCTGAAGTACGGCTTATAGATGACATAAATCCTTTTATAAAAATAGAAAAAATAGGTCGAGTGTGTTATAAATCTTCTTCTGCTTTTACTGAAGAAACAGCAAATCTCTTTTTTAAAAATCTTGTTGCAAGAAAACATTATGCAGTGTTGGAACATGCTAATTTTATTTTTGAGGTATCTGAGAAAGTATATCATTTATTATTCGGGTGTAAGTATTTTAATTATTCTGTGGAAGAATTTGAAAATAAACCGAAAAGATTTATAATTTCCGGAAATTTAAGAGCTATAAATGAGTTTGGTAGAGAAATATTACTTCGTGCTTTACATAATATTGACCCTAACCTTGTATACTCCTGCGGATTCATTCTTAAAGATAATTTATCTATGGTTTCTAAAGATGTAGATTGTAAAATAATTAATATCGATGATATACCTGACATACAAGAGACGGCTTATAAAACACATAAATATTTTTCGTTTGATTTAATATGTGATAGAGGTGTATCGCATGAACTTGTTAGGCATCGTCCTTCTTCTTTTGCACAAGAAAGCACAAGATATTGTTCTTATTTAAAAGAAAAATTTGGCGGGGAGATAAGCATAATTCTTCCTTCTGATTATGATAATTGGAATAATGAGCAGAAAGATAGATATTTAGATTTAATGAAGCAAAGTGAAGAAACTTATCTTTATCTTTTGCAGACAGGTATATTACCTCAGAATGCAAGATCAGTTTTACCAACTTGCTTAAAAACAGAAATTGTCATTACAACAAATGCTTTGGAGTATGAACATATTTTTAACTTGAGGCTTAGAGGTATTACTGGGAGCCCTCATCCTGATATGAAAATAATTATGGAAAAAGCATATGAAATATATTGTGGTAAAAGCAAGTTTTGA
- a CDS encoding diacylglycerol kinase family protein: MDLVFIINPIAGSGKRQSEIKMKIESAAREMKFSYVIYETTCVGDACRFAAEYMAPESGACLFACGGDGTLNEVANGIAENKASDKLILGMIPIGTGNDFTKCFGDIERFCDIPTQIEGNPIVIDAIRFSADNNHDKLAVNMFNMGFDSAVVAQSERIRRFPLLSGPISYTIGIIVELFSLPHENLTIIIDDSEVITGEFLLTAIGNGTHYGGGYNATPDARINDGMLNMTLVKMTSRLNFISLVGAYKNGTIRNSEAGKKLVIYKKLKTLSIIAHRRTSICIDGELFRAHRLDLTVIPGLLRFNLPKGISY, encoded by the coding sequence ATGGATCTCGTCTTTATCATCAACCCTATCGCCGGGAGCGGTAAACGTCAATCAGAGATCAAAATGAAAATCGAGTCAGCTGCCAGAGAAATGAAATTTAGCTATGTAATATATGAGACTACATGCGTCGGAGACGCGTGCAGATTCGCGGCCGAATATATGGCACCCGAGTCCGGGGCCTGCCTATTTGCGTGCGGCGGAGACGGAACTTTGAATGAGGTTGCAAATGGCATTGCGGAAAATAAAGCTTCGGATAAGCTGATACTGGGTATGATACCCATAGGAACCGGAAACGATTTTACGAAATGCTTCGGCGACATTGAACGCTTTTGTGATATACCGACTCAAATTGAAGGTAATCCCATAGTAATTGACGCAATACGCTTCTCCGCCGATAATAACCATGACAAGCTTGCAGTAAACATGTTCAATATGGGCTTTGACAGCGCGGTGGTTGCCCAATCAGAGCGCATCAGGAGGTTTCCGCTGCTGTCTGGACCTATATCGTATACAATAGGGATTATTGTAGAGCTCTTTTCTCTTCCGCATGAAAATCTGACTATTATAATAGATGATTCCGAAGTTATAACGGGAGAATTTTTGCTTACAGCCATCGGAAACGGGACTCACTACGGGGGAGGATATAACGCCACTCCCGATGCAAGAATCAACGACGGCATGCTCAATATGACTCTCGTAAAAATGACCAGCCGCCTGAACTTTATTTCCCTTGTGGGAGCTTATAAAAATGGCACAATACGTAATTCAGAAGCAGGAAAAAAACTCGTTATTTACAAGAAATTAAAAACACTATCAATCATTGCTCACCGAAGAACGAGCATTTGCATTGACGGAGAACTTTTCAGAGCGCATCGGCTGGATCTGACGGTTATACCAGGATTATTGCGTTTTAATCTGCCTAAAGGCATCAGTTATTAA
- a CDS encoding helix-turn-helix transcriptional regulator, whose protein sequence is MKIRIGENIKRLRKAKSLTQEQLAELMNISCAAVSKWESADTYPDITLIFPLANLFEVSVDELMGYDSELIESELKKVLDSYRQLQYEGKYSEASKYIAKAHSEYPNDYRIMNCYMWDVAGGSVENDPELLKAHSDELMQICDCILGGCTDEDLRLESMTMKAKLLYASGDTQAALTLLSEFPSWYQSSGQKTEQLFSKDTQDFRYWVRRNLYELANFSADKAAKVIFFDDSEDFSEKVMRAEHIGDSIAYSYRETGETFLCLMAESVYGRLANDMVFRGGEINDIIRIRDKYLMFVKSVTEISNQDVVLRDLIKYEYHADNLLDWTLDYYLSTNNKVLAGLRENNAYMDMLKKYK, encoded by the coding sequence ATGAAAATCAGAATAGGTGAAAATATCAAACGCCTGCGCAAAGCAAAAAGCCTGACACAGGAGCAGCTTGCGGAACTAATGAATATTTCCTGTGCGGCGGTAAGCAAATGGGAGTCAGCGGACACATATCCGGACATTACATTGATTTTCCCGCTTGCTAATCTTTTTGAGGTCAGCGTTGATGAACTGATGGGTTATGATTCTGAACTGATTGAAAGTGAACTCAAAAAAGTGTTGGATAGTTACAGACAGCTTCAGTATGAAGGAAAATATTCTGAAGCCAGTAAATATATTGCCAAAGCACACAGCGAATATCCTAATGATTACAGAATAATGAATTGCTATATGTGGGATGTTGCCGGTGGGTCTGTCGAAAATGATCCGGAATTGCTGAAAGCGCATAGTGACGAACTGATGCAAATTTGTGACTGTATCCTCGGCGGATGTACTGATGAAGATCTTCGGCTCGAAAGCATGACGATGAAGGCAAAACTGCTGTATGCCTCCGGCGACACACAGGCCGCTTTGACGTTGCTTTCCGAATTTCCTTCGTGGTATCAAAGCTCTGGGCAAAAAACCGAACAACTCTTTTCCAAAGATACACAGGATTTCAGATATTGGGTACGCCGCAATCTTTATGAACTCGCCAATTTTTCCGCTGATAAAGCAGCAAAAGTGATATTTTTCGATGATTCTGAGGATTTCTCGGAAAAAGTCATGAGAGCTGAGCATATCGGAGATTCAATCGCATACTCCTATCGTGAAACAGGAGAAACATTCCTGTGTCTGATGGCAGAATCCGTATATGGAAGACTGGCGAATGATATGGTGTTCCGCGGCGGAGAAATAAACGATATTATCCGTATCAGGGATAAATACCTGATGTTTGTTAAATCCGTGACCGAAATATCGAATCAAGATGTGGTTTTACGCGATCTGATCAAGTATGAGTATCATGCCGATAATCTCTTGGATTGGACTCTTGATTACTATCTGTCAACAAACAATAAGGTTCTTGCCGGGCTTCGTGAAAACAACGCGTATATGGATATGCTTAAAAAATACAAATAA